In Dromiciops gliroides isolate mDroGli1 chromosome 5, mDroGli1.pri, whole genome shotgun sequence, the following are encoded in one genomic region:
- the FIGNL2 gene encoding fidgetin-like protein 2 has protein sequence MHWTPEHAQPLNQWPDQHLDVSSTTPSPAHKLELPSGGRQRCHYAWAHDDISTLTASNLLKRYAEKYSGVLNSPYDRPALGGYAEAPFGAINGAKGDVESWPGTPGTEPPYPVTSLHEGLPGTKSASGGAGGGPGLGGSPVLAGNLPDPLYTGNACGGPSAGPEYGPGYGGGYLATGYCGQASAALPPPPSAGLLQPPPPPGYGPSGSLYNYPSGGYPAQPGFGGLAAPPPPAPYLSSGLATPTPLPPPAPAPPTPAAYSFQPTPVGGEPAISLKRKAFDEGGEGRYHKYGYEPAKPPLPDGSPYPPSNNNGECRGNGFRGKLPGTREDVAGKYGGGGGPSLKALGSPTYTPHQESFEKFPERVSVERGLAPTPRGGFAVPGDPPKGVDPVALELVTSKMVDCGPPVQWTDIAGQGPLKAALEEELVWPMLRPTTYSRGPCPPRTLLLFGPRGVGKSLLGRCLSTQLGSMLLRLSGAALAAQGAGEGGRLLQAAFFAARCRPPAVLVISELEALLPAQDEAPSSGSLQAQLLAYLDGGGGTSGEGVVVVGTTPRPAALDEAARRRFAHRFYVSLPDASARGQILQRALAQQGCGLSEGELSALVRGTQGYSGGELVQLCQQAVARAGAGAGGGSGAGGGLPGLQPAPSYKDFEAALAKVCPQASPKELDLYVEWDKMYGSGH, from the coding sequence ATGCACTGGACACCAGAACATGCCCAGCCCCTCAACCAGTGGCCAGACCAGCACCTGGATGTCTCTTCTACCACCCCGTCACCGGCCCACAAGTTGGAGCTGCCCTCAGGGGGCCGTCAGCGCTGCCACTACGCTTGGGCCCACGATGACATCTCTACTCTCACGGCCTCCAATCTCCTCAAGCGCTATGCGGAGAAGTACTCGGGGGTCCTCAATTCTCCCTATGACAGGCCTGCCCTGGGTGGCTATGCTGAAGCCCCCTTTGGGGCCATCAATGGGGCCAAAGGAGATGTGGAGTCCTGGCCTGGGACACCTGGGACAGAGCCACCATACCCAGTGACCTCCCTCCATGAAGGTCTCCCTGGAACCAAATCAGCCAGTGGGGGTGCAGGAGGGGGGCCGGGCCTCGGAGGGTCTCCTGTATTAGCCGGGAATCTTCCTGATCCTCTGTACACTGGTAATGCCTGTGGGGGGCCATCTGCAGGGCCAGAGTATGGCCCTGGATATGGTGGGGGATACCTTGCCACTGGGTACTGTGGGCAAGCAAGTGCAGCTCTGCCCCCACCACCCTCAGCTGGGCTCCTACAGCCACCACCTCCCCCTGGCTACGGCCCCTCCGGCTCCCTGTACAACTACCCCTCAGGGGGTTACCCAGCCCAGCCTGGATTTGGAGGCCTCGCCGCACCTCCACCCCCTGCCCCTTACCTTTCCTCAGGTCTGGCGACACCCACACCCTTGCCCCCACCAGCCCCTGCCCCACCAACACCTGCAGCCTACAGTTTCCAGCCCACCCCAGTGGGGGGTGAGCCAGCCATTTCATTAAAGCGCAAGGCATTTGATGAAGGTGGGGAAGGCCGCTACCACAAGTATGGCTATGAGCCCGCCAAACCCCCCCTCCCCGATGGCTCTCCCTACCCCCCTTCAAACAACAATGGTGAATGTCGAGGCAATGGGTTCCGAGGGAAGCTGCCCGGGACCAGGGAGGATGTGGCAGGAAAATATGGTGGTGGAGGGGGCCCTTCTCTCAAGGCATTGGGCTCCCCCACTTATACCCCACACCAAGAGTCCTTTGAGAAGTTCCCTGAACGGGTGTCAGTGGAGCGAGGGCTGGCCCCGACCCCTCGGGGGGGCTTCGCTGTCCCGGGGGATCCTCCCAAGGGTGTGGACCCTGTGGCTCTGGAGCTAGTGACCAGCAAGATGGTGGACTGTGGGCCCCCAGTACAGTGGACTGACATTGCAGGGCAGGGCCCTCTCAAGGCCGCCCTAGAAGAGGAGCTGGTGTGGCCCATGTTGAGACCAACCACTTATTCGCGTGGGCCCTGCCCACCGCGGACTCTGCTGCTTTTTGGCCCTCGAGGTGTGGGAAAGTCCCTCCTGGGCCGGTGCCTCTCCACCCAGCTGGGCTCCATGCTGCTGCGCCTGAGTGGGGCGGCCTTAGCGGCCCAGGGTGCAGGGGAGGGTGGGCGTCTCCTGCAGGCAGCCTTCTTCGCCGCCCGCTGCCGTCCGCCCGCTGTGCTGGTGATCAGTGAGCTGGAAGCCCTTCTGCCTGCCCAGGATGAGGCCCCCTCCTCTGGAAGCCTACAGGCCCAGCTCCTGGCATACCTGGATGGGGGAGGTGGCAcgagtggggagggggtggtggtggtgggcacCACGCCCCGACCTGCGGCACTGGACGAGGCTGCGCGCAGGCGCTTTGCCCACCGCTTCTACGTGTCCCTCCCTGACGCATCTGCCCGTGGGCAGATTCTCCAGCGGGCACTTGCCCAGCAGGGTTGTGGGCTGAGTGAGGGGGAGCTTTCAGCTCTGGTGCGGGGCACACAGGGATACTCAGGGGGTGAACTGGTACAGCTGTGCCAGCAGGCAGTGGCCAGGGCTGGGGCTGGAGccgggggtgggagtggggctgGAGGGGGCCTCCCAGGGTTGCAGCCAGCCCCCTCCTACAAAGACTTTGAGGCAGCCTTGGCCAAAGTGTGTCCCCAAGCCTCCCCCAAGGAGCTGGACTTGTATGTCGAATGGGACAAGATGTATGGCTCAGGACACTGA